Proteins from a single region of Macrobrachium nipponense isolate FS-2020 chromosome 11, ASM1510439v2, whole genome shotgun sequence:
- the LOC135207886 gene encoding LOW QUALITY PROTEIN: protein farnesyltransferase subunit beta-like (The sequence of the model RefSeq protein was modified relative to this genomic sequence to represent the inferred CDS: deleted 2 bases in 1 codon), protein MAKLRCLELDLSKERFNDAGYPTVTSDEQIKVECSVAALYNWVKTTNESTKGPILHRERHVNYLKKGLANLPEGCTVLDASRPWFVYWALHALELLDVRLERKESAAKVVDFLRHCQNPTGGFGGGPGQYSHLAPTYAAVNALVIIGTKEAYDAINREKLQEYLWSMRTPEGAFRMHEGGEIDIRGVYCAVSVARLTNICTSQLFENTPHWIMRCQSYEGGFSGAPGMEAHGGYTFCGLAALTLLNSHHLCHTPALLRWAANRQMPFEGGFQGRTNKLVDGCYSFWQGGLFPILHSLLSEEDASSLSCDKWMFQQEALQEYLLLCCQHPRGGLIDKPGKSPDFYHTCYTLSGMSVAQHFSSGSVHKKCIVGKPTNELALVHPLYNVGLEASISASQHFNNLPVPQTIKVEEEAPAQS, encoded by the exons ataaaaGTTGAATGTTCTGTTGCTGCATTATACAACTGGGTTAAAACCACAAATGAATCTACGAAAGGACCAATTTTACACAGAGAACGACACGTGAACTACTTAAAGAAAGGCTTGGCAAATCTTCCAGAAGGTTGCACC GTTTTAGATGCTAGTCGGCCATGGTTTGTATACTGGGCTCTCCATGCATTGGAACTCTTAGATGTGAGACTGGAAAGGAAGGAATCT GCAGCAAAAGTTGTAGATTTTCTACGTCACTGTCAAAATCCAACTGGTGGCTTTGGTGGGGGACCGGGACAGTATTCGCACTTGGCACCAACATACGCTGCAGTGAATGCCTTAGTTATTATTGGAACAAAGGAAGCATATGATGCAATTAACAG GGAAAAATTGCAAGAATACTTATGGAGCATGCGAACTCCAGAAGGAGCTTTTCGTATGCATGAAGGAGGAGAAATTGACATTCGTGGCGTATACTGTGCGGTTTCTGTGGCACGTCTTACAAATATTTGTACCAGTCAACTTTTCGAAAATACTCCTCACTGGATAATGAG gtgcCAATCATATGAAGGGGGCTTCAGTGGCGCCCCTGGTATGGAAGCTCATGGCGGCTATACTTTTTGTGGATTAGCAGCTTTAACACTTCTGAACTCCCACCACTTGTGCCACACTCCAGCTCTTCTG AGGTGGGCAGCTAATCGCCAGATGCCTTTTGAAGGAGGGTTTCAAGGACGTACTAACAAACTCGTAGATGGGTGCTATTCATTCTGGCAGGGAGGTCTGTTTCCCATCCTTCATTCACTACTTAGTGAGGAAG ATGCGTCAAGTTTAAGCTGCGATAAATGGATGTTTCAGCAAGAGGCACTTCAGGAGTACTTGCTTCTGTGTTGCCAGCATCCAAGGGGTGGCCTGATTGATAAACCTGGCAA GTCTCCAGACTTTTATCACACATGTTACACTCTGAGTGGCATGTCTGTAGCACAGCATTTTTCGAGTGGGTCTGTTCACAAGAAGTGTATAGTTGGGAAGCCTACCAATGAATTG GCTTTGGTGCATCCCTTGTACAATGTTGGACTGGAAGCATCTATAAGTGCCAGTCAGCATTTCAACAACCTACCAGTGCCTCAGACAATTAAAGTAGAAGAGGAAGCTCCAGCCCAAAGTTGA